CCGCCAGATTGCGGCCGAAACTCAAAATGAAACCGCTGCTCAGCATGACCAGAATCCCGTAGCCGGGATGCATGGCATAAGCCCGAAGGATCAGGGCGCTGATTACGGCAATTCCGATCAGGGCGCAAAAATTGATCAGTACCATGGTCCAGGGGACTCGGGCGGGGTCGCCGGCCGCGGTCAGCCAGGCCAACAGGGGATAGAGTATGCGTTGTTGGCGATAAGCCGGAGAATCAAGGGTGATGCCGTGGGCGGTTTTTCTTTTGTCGAACGGTGCAAAAGCCAGGCGCGCAAAAAACTGACCATCGTAACCGTGGCTTTGCGGGAGAACTTCTAAAGGGGTCGGCAGCGCGGCCGAGTCGGTGCAGCGCTCGCCGCAGACGATAAAACGTGAAATGTCGCGGCCGGCAAACCACCAGCGGCCGACAGTCAGGAACAGCAAGATCAGGGCTGCGGTCGCGGCAATTTTCGGAATGGTAGAGGGGATGAAGTTTTTCAAAACTGTTTGTACTTAAGCGCGACCAATAGGCAGTAGTCGGCCGGCGCCGTCACCCGGAGAAGGTTAAGATTTTTGCCGTAAAAGTAAAAAAAATGGCCTGTAAATTAGTCATTTACAGGCCATTTTAAGATTTTTGGTGCCGAAGAGAGGACTCGAACCTCCACAGGAATACTCCCACTAGACCCTGAACCTAGCGCGTCTACCAGTTCCGCCACTTCGGCAATGTCAAAAAACTTTCTTGCGGTTGCAAACTCACAGCTTCAGGCTTTCTCCCGGGAAAACTGCCCGGGCGAAAAGAGTTGACACTTCTAGACCAAAAAAAATATAATGTCAAGACAGGAAAAACAAAAAAATGGCCGGCCGATTATTTTGTTTGCTTGTAACTCTTCAGCCTGGTGGTTGGCTGCCGAAATTCATTTGCGGGAATCAGGATATCCGGGTTGGCTGAAGGGTTACGTTTGTTTTTTTGAAACGCCATTTTTTTGCCCTCGAACCGTTTCCTTAAATTTAAGCAGAAAGGATTAGTTGTGCAGATCTATAATTCGCTGAATCGCCGCAAAGAGGAATTTGTGCCGTTGGAGCCCGGTAAGATCGGTATCTATGCCTGTGGGGTTACCGTGTACGATCTTTGTCATATCGGGCATGCCCGCTCCCTGGTGGTTTTTGATGTGATTTATCGTTATCTTCAGTATCGCGGTTATGAGGTTAACTTTGTTCGCAATTTCACCGATATCGATGACAAGATCATCAATCGTTCCCATGAGCGCGGTATCTCGTGGAAAGCCCTGGCCGAGCAGTATATCGAGGAATTTTACAAGGATATGGATCGTCTGGGACTGCTCAAACCCACGCATGAGCCCCGGGCTACCGATTACATCGGCGAGATTATCGCGCTGGTGAAGAAACTGGAGGATAAAGGGTTGGCCTATGCGGTGGACGGCGATGTTTATTACCGCCTGCAGGCGTTTAAGGGGTATGGCAAGCTTTCCGGGAAAAATATTGAGGATCTGCTTTCCGGAGCCCGTGTAGATGTTGATGACCGCAAGGAGTCGCCACTTGATTTTGCTTTGTGGAAAAGCAGTAAGGCGGGGGAACCGAGCTGGCCCAGCCCCTGGGGCGAGGGACGGCCGGGCTGGCATATCGAGTGTTCGGCCATGAGTCGGAAATTTCTCGGTGAGACGTTCGATATTCATGGCGGCGGCAAGGATCTGATCTTTCCCCATCACGAAAATGAAATCGCGCAGTCGGAGGGAGCTCATGGCAAGCCTCTGGCCCATTACTGGGTGCATAACGGCTTTGTCAATATCGACCAGGAGAAGATGTCCAAATCCCTGGGTAATTTCCTGACCATTCGGGAGTTGCTGGAGACCTGCCATCCCGAAGTTCTGCGTTTCTTCGTGGTTTCCAGCCATTATCGTTCGCCGATTGATTTTTCCCGGGAAAATGTCGCTGTGGCTGAGTCCGGTTTGGAGCGTCTGTATCTGTTGCTTGATCGTCTGCAGGAAAAAGCCGGGGCGGATCCGGCGCAGCCGGAGCTGCCGGTGGAAGAGGCGATAAATTCCTGGCGCCGGGAATTTATCGCCGCCATGGATGATGATTTTAATACCGCCGCGGCAATCGCGGTGTTTTTTGAAATCAGTAAAGAGATTAATCGTCGTCTCGACGAGGGTCGGCTTTCCTCGCCGGAGGCGGCCCGGGTGCTTGCGTTTATGCGGGAAATCGGTTGGGCTCTGGGGCTCTTGCAGGAGGCTCCGGCGGCTTTTCTGCAGCGGGCTTCATTCGAGGCTCGGGATGAGGGCCTGACTGTGGCCGAGATCGAAGGGTTGATTGCCGAAAGGGCGGCGGCCCGTAAGGCGCGTGACTGGGCGGAAGCCGATCGCCTGCGTGACCTGCTTGAGCAGCGTGGGGTGGCGCTCAAGGATTCGGTCGAGGGTACCAGGTGGCAACGCAAACGGTGAGAGCGGTTGAGCGCAGGCGGTTTTTTCGGCGGAGCTCACGTTTTTCGGTTTCCGGTTTTTTCGATCGCTTCGGCCCGTGGGGAAAATAGAGTCGTTTTGAAAGCGAACTTTTGTGAAAATGTCTTGACATTGGCGCGTAAAGTTGATAACTAGCTCCTCCGCCGCTGTTAATCGGCAAAAGCACCAATGATTGTAGGCGCATAGCTCAGGGGGAGAGCGCTACCTTGACACGGTAGAAGTCGGCGGTTCAAATCCGCCTGTGCCTACCACGAAAATTCGCTAGAGGTGTCACGGTCGGTGGGTTTTTATCTGCGGATTTTTCGTGGCGCCTCTATTTTTGTTTTTTGCTGCCTACTCGAATCTTATGCTGACTCTTCATCTGACACCGAAATCCTCGCCTTTTTCACCCCTGTCTCTGCCGGCGGATGGCCGAACGCTTTTTGAGCATCTGGCCGAGCAGGATAAGGCTCGTTTGCGAGAGGTTGTAGCCGCTCGTATTGGTGAGCGGCTGGTCGATCTCAAAAGTGTGCCGGCGGATGGAGACGAGGTTTTCCTGGTTGAAAAAGATTCTTCCGCCGGTCTCGAAGTCCTGCGGCACAGCGCCGCCCACGTTATGGCGGAGGCGGTAAAGAATTTGTTTCCTCAGGCCATGGTCACCATCGGACCGGCTATCAAGGACGGTTTTTATTACGATTTTGATGTGGACAGGCCGTTCACCCCGGAAGATCTGCAGGCGATTGAAAAACAGATGAAGGAGCTGGTCAAAAAGGGGCGCAGCTTTGTTCGGCGTGAAGTTGAGCGGCAGGAAGCGCTGGCGCTTTTCCGAGACCTGGGTGAAGACTACAAGGTTGAGCTGATTAACGATCTGGCGGCCGACGAACCGCTGTCGCTGTACCAGAGCGGCGATTTCGTCGATCTCTGCCGAGGGCCGCACCTGCCGGACACTTCGTATCTGAGAGGGGTCTTCAAGCTTTTGAGTGTCGCCGGCGCCTATTGGCGCGGGGATGTCAAAAACCGTATGCTGCAGCGGATTTATGGTACCGCCTTCGCGGATAAGGAGGCCCTGCAGAAGCATCTTTTCCTGCTGGAAGAGGCCAAAAAGAGAGATCATCGCAAGCTGGGT
This sequence is a window from Pseudomonadota bacterium. Protein-coding genes within it:
- a CDS encoding cysteine--tRNA ligase, with the protein product MQIYNSLNRRKEEFVPLEPGKIGIYACGVTVYDLCHIGHARSLVVFDVIYRYLQYRGYEVNFVRNFTDIDDKIINRSHERGISWKALAEQYIEEFYKDMDRLGLLKPTHEPRATDYIGEIIALVKKLEDKGLAYAVDGDVYYRLQAFKGYGKLSGKNIEDLLSGARVDVDDRKESPLDFALWKSSKAGEPSWPSPWGEGRPGWHIECSAMSRKFLGETFDIHGGGKDLIFPHHENEIAQSEGAHGKPLAHYWVHNGFVNIDQEKMSKSLGNFLTIRELLETCHPEVLRFFVVSSHYRSPIDFSRENVAVAESGLERLYLLLDRLQEKAGADPAQPELPVEEAINSWRREFIAAMDDDFNTAAAIAVFFEISKEINRRLDEGRLSSPEAARVLAFMREIGWALGLLQEAPAAFLQRASFEARDEGLTVAEIEGLIAERAAARKARDWAEADRLRDLLEQRGVALKDSVEGTRWQRKR